GCGACAAACTGTTTGAACGCTGTTCAGAACAAATTCGTCGTTCCATGCAGAAAACGCCACGGGTAAATGTCTATGGACGCATTGTTGCCCAACCGTTTGAAACGCTTCTCAACCGTGATCCTGTTGTAATTGCCACCGCGCAACTCAACAATTTTTTCCACGCCATTGAGGTCATTTTGGGCCGGGCAAAATACGAACATCTGATGGAAGATTCCTTACGCCTGATGGAACGTATTTCACGTGATCGCGGCAGTAAATTTACCTATTACGACCTTTATATTTCTGATGAATGCTGGGAAATCCGTTGGGATAGTTTCATGGCACTGGCCGGGTTTTTTACCAAGTTCAACATTCGCAAAGACTGGTTCATCCGCATGATGCAAAGCGACACCCATAACCCCGGACATGGGATCGGCGCTTATCCTTTTACCGATTATCAGTTCAAGGAAATGATGATGTGCATTTTCCGCGAATTCACCAACCTGTCTGATGAACAGCGTGTTATTTTTGAAAAACGCTATAATCAGAAAGAGCGCGACGATCTGTCCAAATTCCTTGCCAATATTGCCGCGCTTGAACTTGAAGACGAGATATGAGCCCCGCGCTTCCTTCTTTAGGCTATCCGGTTGAAGAAACCTTTTGCGCCCTTAAGGACGCCTTAAGCCAAAACAATTGTGCCATTTTAGAAGCCCCCCCTGGTGCAGGGAAAACCACGCTGGTTCCACTGACCCTCAAAGATGAGTCCTGGCTGAAAGGCCAAAAAATCATCATGCTGGAACCCCGGCGACTGGCCGCACGCATGGCCGCCCAACGTATGGCAAGCCTGCTGGGTGAAAAGCTTGGAGAAACAGTTGGCTACCGCATTCGTCAGGAAAAAAAGGTTGGCCCCCAAACCCGCATCGAAGTGGTCACAGAAGGTATTCTTACCCGCATGATCCAGCAAGACCCGGAACTGGATGGGGTCGGGCTGGTCATTTTTGATGAATTTCATGAACGTAACCTGCAAGGCGATCTTGGCCTTGCCTTTTGCCTGGAAACGCTGGATGCCTTACGCGATGACTTACGCTTGCTCATCATGTCCGCCACTCTGGACGGGGCTGCTCTTTCCGAATTTTTAGATCAGGCCCCCTGCATCAGTTCCAAAGGGCGCAGCTTTGATGTTGAAAGCCGCTATCTTAATCGCCCCGATAAATTCAACCTGCCCCATGATGTCACACACGCCATCTCACAGGCATTACGTGAAGAAACAGGCAACATTCTGGTCTTTCTGCCCGGTGAAGGTGAAATTCGCAAAACCCAACAGCTCTTATCTGAACGATATGGAACAGATGGAACCATCCTGATCGTCCCACTTTATGGGGCCTTGCCTGCCACCCAACAAGACTGCGCCCTGTCCCCTACACAAAAAGGTCAACGCAAAATCGTGCTTGCCACCACTATTGCTGAAACCAGCCTGACGATTGAAGGCATCCGGGTGGTGATTGATTGCGGCCTGAAACGGGTGTCGCGCTTTGATCCCGCCAAAGGCATGTCCAAACTGGAAACCGTACGTGTTTCCAAAGCCTCCGCAGAACAACGAAAGGGCCGGGCCGGACGACTGGAAAACGGGGTCTGTTACCACCTGTGGCCCAAGGCAGAAACACAGGCATTGGCCCAACGCGATCAGCCTGAAATTCTGGACAGCGACCTGGCCCCCTTTGCACTGGAGCTGGCCCATTGGGGTGTCAAACATCCCGGTGAGCTTCGGCTTATGGACCTGCCTAGTGACAGCCTGTTTAAAAACGCCCAGGATTTATTGGTAAAGCTTGGCGCACTGGATGATAAATGCAATCTGACAGATCATGGCAAACAGATGCAGAAACTGGCGCTTCATCCCCGCCTTGCCCATATGGTTTTAAAAGCCAAAACCCGCTCTCAAGAAGACGGCTTGCTGGCTTGTCATATCGCTGCTGTTTTACATGACGGTCCCCTGTTTAAAGGTTGGCGGGACTGTGATATCCGCCACGGGGTTGCCTGTCTGAGTGAAAAGATCAAAGACAATCAACTCAACAAAGCCGCCTATCACCGGGCCAAAGAGACCTCCCAAAAACTGAAACGCCAACTCAAGCTTTCAGCAGATCGCACGACCAGCAGCAGTGAAAGCGGGCGGATTTTGGCTGCAGCCTATCCTGAACGCATTGCCAAACTGCGCAATAAAGGCAGTGGCGATTACCATATGAGCGGCGGAGCGGGGGCACAATTGGGCGAAAATGATCCTCTTTTTGGAGAAGACTATCTAGTCATTGCCGAACTTGGGGGCCATCAGGCACAGGGGCGGATTTTTACAGCAGCTCCTCTGAGCTTGGCCGATGTTGAAAACGAATTTCACGGCCAGATTGTGGAAAGTGAAACAATCGGCTGGGATAAGAAAACCCAATCTGCCAAAGCTGAAAAACGACGTACATTGGGCAGCTTGCGCTTAAAATCAAGCCCCCTTCACACAATCGCGCCTGACCAATTGGCAACAGCCTTGTGTGTCGGAATTAAGCAGCTTGGCCTCCATATCCTACCTTGGGACAAAGACAGCGAAACCTTATGCCAACGCATTGAATTTTTGCGCCAAACAGATGAAAACTGGCCCGACATGAGTGAGGCGGGCCTGCTGGACACACTGGAAGACTGGCTGGCCCCTTTCCTCAACGGAATTAACAAGGTTGATCAACTCAAGAAACTGGATCTACAAACTGCCTTGCTTTCAAAACTGGATTGGGCAAAACAACAAGAACTCGATACACGCGCCCCCACCCATTACCGCGTCCCCAGCGGGTCCAACATTCGACTGGATTACAGCACAATTGAAAAACCTGTTCTCTCCGTCAAGTTGCAGGAAATGTTTGGAGAACCGCAGTCCCCGACCATTAATAACGGGCGTTGTCCCTTGCAAATACATCTGCTTTCCCCAGCCGGACGGCCCTTGCAAGTGACTGAAGATTTGGCAAGTTTCTGGCAAAACGGATACGATTCGGTTAAAAAAGAAATGAAAGGGCGCTATCCCAAACACCCTTGGCCCGATAATCCTATAGAGGCAATTGCTACAGGAAAAACAAAACGTAACATGGGATAAACATTAGGTATATTTACTTAATGTCACAAAATTATCCATAAAATGAGTGCATTTTTAATCAGTTGACTGTTGCCCCACTAGATAAACGTAATGTAAAACTTATGTTTCATGACGGTAATTTTTGCTTTGTGTTAAAAACTTGGTAAGGACTCGTCAATAATATGAAGACATTCGCTAGCTGAATAACAAGAACGGCAAAGTTTAATGGATCTCGCAACGCTAATTGGTATCGCATTGGGGCTCGTGCTCATCGTGGCGTCCATCATGATGGGTGGTGATATCGGTTCCTTCATCAACATTCCCTCTATCGTGGTTGTGTTTGGTGGGGTGACAGCGGCAACACTTGTAAAATTCCCTCTTTCAGAATGTATTGCGGCCCTGAAAATCGGCGGCAAGATTGCCTTTAAAAATACAGCTGATGATCCGCGCAGCGTATACGACATTGCCATTGAACTGGCTGGTATCGTTCGTCAAAAGGGCCTGCTGGGCCTTGAAAGCGTACAGGTTGATAACGAACTGATGGCCCGTGGCATCCGTATGTGTGTGGATGGAATGGCCGCCGAAGTTATTAAAGAAAGTATCAGCAAAGAAGTCGACATGGCCCTGAAAGCGGAGATGCAGGGTGAAAGTTTCTGGCGTGGTTTGGGCGACATGGCCCCGGCCTTCGGGATGATCGGGACCCTGATCGGTCTGGTACAGATGCTGGCGAACCTGTCTGACCCGGCTGCGATTGGTCCGGCGATGGCGGTTGCGATGTTGACAACCTTCTATGGGGCGGTACTCGCAAACCTGATTGCTATTCCACTAGCTGACAAGCTGGAAATTAAAATCAATAATACAAAGAACACACGTGCCTTGATCGTTGAAAGCGTCATGCAAATTCATGCCTCTCAAAACCCGATGGTTCTGCAAGAGCTTCTGGGTGTATACCTGCCAGGTGGTAAGCCGGCTGAGGAAGAAGAGTAAGATTTAGCCCATGGCTGAAGAAGAAGAAGAAAAGAAATGCCCCCCGGCGGGCTCTCCAGCGTGGATGGCAACCTTTGCCGATCTCATGTCCCTGCTGCTGGTTCTTTTCGTGCTGCTTTTGACCTTCTCAGAAATGAATGTGATTAAATACAAGCAGATGGCGGGTGCCATGCGCAACGCCTTTGGTATTTCCAAACAGGACCGTCTGGCCGGTGTAATCGAAATTGACGGGCAGATGCAGCGCAAGGTGGCGCGCAACGTCTCACCAACAGACGTTCAGGTCCCGAAAATCTCCATGGATATCCCGGATACGACGGACGAAGAAGAATTCGATATTGATCCCTCTGAGTCACCGGAAGAACAAGCCAGCGACGTTGAAAATGAAGTCGCCAAGATCGTGGCCGAAGAAGCTGCTGATAAAGGCGTAGAAGTCGAACGCACAGGCAACGAGGTGAAAATCCGTTTCCCCAGCGAAATTGCCTTTGGTTCCGGTTCAGCCAACATCGGCGCAGATTTTGCCCAACTTCTGGATAAACTGACCGATGTGATTAAAAAGTCCCAAGGCCAGGTACAAGTTGGCGGTCATACAGATAACGTGCCCTTAGGCGGTGGTGGGCAATACCGATCCAACTGGGACCTGTCAGCAGCCCGTGCCACATCTGTGGTCCATCATTTTTTGAATCATTCTGATATTGAACCTAATAAAATGACAGTTCAGGGCTTTGGGGATAGTCGCCCCTTGGTAGAAAACGATTCTGCTGAAAACCGGGCACGCAATCGCCGGGTAGAGCTGACCCTGGTACTGGGTGAAAAAGAAGAAGCCCAGGCCAATTCCGTTCAGCAACAACTAGAAAGCGTCTTTGGCCCCCGCCCTGATGCGGGTCTAAAAAAATAACATTTCTGCCTATCTTGCTGTTGAACCTATTCTAGATCAGGTTATGATACGTTTGTAGAAACGATTAACTCAAGCAAGCAATAAAAATGCCGGAACTCGACTTCAGTTCATATCGAATTATGCTGTGTGATAATGATCCAGAAAGCATAGATATCGCCAGAACCACTTATATGGATCATGAGATTGATGATTTTGTGGCGACCCCTTCCCCGGAAGAAGCCCTGTCTCATATCCCTGTGATGAAGCCGGACCTGATCCTTGTCGGGATTGATTTCCCTGATATATCCGGCATTGAAGTCATCCGCAAAATCCGCAATCTCAATGACGGGGAATTCTTCAAAACCCCGATCCTGTTATTGATGGAAAAAGTGTCTCAGAAAACATTGAAAGAAGCCTGTAATGTCGGGATCGAAGGGGCGCTGAAAAAACCGTTGGAAGCCGATAAAATCCTGCGTTTTAGTCGCACAGCGATTCAAACACCGCGCCGTTTTGTCTGTAAAAACTCCTATTTTGGCCCGGAAAGAGGGGCCAAAGACTCAGAAAGTCTGAATAGTCCCCGTGCGGGTAAAGCCATCCGCCCCCCGGCCCAACCCGGACGTAGCGCCTTAGATAGCGCCCCTCTCATGAGTGGTGGTGGCATTGATCTGTTTGACCCGCCCCCCAAAGCAGAAGCCCCGAAAAAGGCAGAAGTTCTTCCCCAGACTCCAAAAGAAAAAGCAGAAGAACAAGTCGTTCATCAAGAAAAACTGGTGGGCACAAAGCAGGCAGGTCAGTCAGAAGCCCCTGTGATGAATTTAAGCGATATCAAAGCACGCCGCAATCCGGCCTCAGGTGAAACGCTTACCCACCCCCAAAGGCAAAAGAAAGAGTCTTATGCCCTAAGCGAGGTGCCAGAAGAAAAGAAAAAACGCCAAGATTACGCCCTGACTGACGAAGAAGGTGCACAGAAAAAATCCCGCGATTATGACCTTGCCCCAGAAGAAGAAGGTCCAGACGCCGGGAAAAAGAAAAAGGTAAAAGCACAAAGCGAAGCTGAAACCACCCCCCAGAAGAAAGCACAGCCCCCTGTCGAACCTGCCGTAGAAACCACGCCTGAGAAAAAGAGCAAAAAGAAAGAAGGGCTTGAAGCTAAGGAAACAGAGGCTGGCCCCAAAGATGATGATTTTGAAGAAATCGTCGATCTTGATGAATGTCTGGAACAACACAAGCTCTGGATCGACAGTGGTGGGCGATCAGGCCAGCAGGCCAAACGTCCTCATTCTGATTTTCGTGGTAAGGAAATTGCCGAGGCTGATTTTACCCAAGCCCAGTTGCCCCAATCCTGCTTTGAGGGGCTCAACTGCACCAGCACCGTTTTTCGAAAGGCCGACCTGAGCGGATCAACCTTTAAAGAAGCCCTGCTGTCCAGTGCAGATATGCGCGTTGCCCGCCTTGCCAAAGCTGATATGCGAAATGCCCGCCTTGATCGCGCTGATCTGTTAGGGGCCGACCTATCAGGGGCCGATTTGGAAGGTGCCAGCCTGCGTCGGGTGAACTTGAGCGGGGCCAACCTGCACCTGACCAACCTGCGCGGGGTGAACCTGACAACAGTTCAAGGCTTGATTGCCGAACAAGTCAGACGGGCGATTACAGACAAAACAACACGCCTGCCATCAAGCCTGCGTATTACGCCGTAACACAACCTCAATTACATCATCATGTGTGAGGCGAACAGGCAAAACCTGTTCGTCCCAATTTTGAATAATGAGGGCGCACATCTCTTCGATACGCCCTTCTTCCAGGGAGAATCTGGGCAGTTCCAAACGCGCAATCCAGCGCCGCAATGTCCCGATTAGGGAGGCATAGGCTTCTTCCCGATTTTCAAAGGGGCGTTCGGCTAACAGCTCTCCAACCATGGCATATTTATCCATGGCTTCACTATCGGGTAACAACTCCCCCAGCATCTCCAGCTGAATATTGCTGACTTCGGCACACAAGCTGCCACAGGACTGGGCATAGGTCAGGCCCGTTTCCTGTTCCACAGCTGCACCAAGGCGATGGGTCAAACCAAAACCTGCCTGCCCAGCCCCAACCCCGGCCATCAAGGATGCATAAAAGACCTCATCTCGCCCATCTGCCTCACCTTCCACACCGCGAACAAAGCCGCGCACAAAAGCTTCCAGCCCCGACCAGACCAGCGCATCAGACAAAACAGATGCCTTGGGCGACACATAGGCTTCCACCAACAACATCAACACAGCCAGTGAGCGTGCAGCAAAATCATCCCGGTCCATCTCATCCAGAAAACCCGGATCACCCAAAACCACACGGGGGAGCAAGGCATCACCATATGTAGCCACAGCCCCGCCCAGACCGCCAAAGATCACACCATTCATCGGCGCTCCGGTCCCTGCCGTTGTGGGCACACAGACATGCGGACACTGACGAGCCACCAGCTTGCCCGTATCAACTGCACGCCCCCCGCCAATAGAGACCACACAGTCAATTTTATCCAAATCCACCTTTTGGGCAATTTCATTACAGGCATCAAACGTTTGCTTGGCCAGCGCCAGAACATGTTCAACCTGCAAGCCCTGAACCAAAAGCTTGTCCGTGACTTCTTTCATCAAGCTGGGATGGTCTTTCATATAGGCATCGCCCACAACAAGGATATGCCTGCCCAAAGGGGCCACATGTTGGCTGAGTTGTTCAAACACACCACGGCCAAAAACCAGTTCAGGAACACCGCTTGCTGTAAATTGCCTATTCATTGTGACGAAATCCCATTTTTCTTTTTGCCAATTTCTCACATCCCTGTACAAAATCCAAATCAGAATTTTATGACAATCAAGACAGGCTTTCATGAGCATAATAAAAACGGATGTTCTCATCATCGGTGCGGGTGCTGCTGGCATGATGTGCGCTGCCCAATCCGCCCAACGCGGTCGTCACACACAGGTGATTGACCATAGTAAAAAACTTGCCGAAAAAATCCGTATTTCCGGGGGCGGGCGCTGTAATTTCACCAATATGGATATCCAGCCCAAAAACTACCTGTCTGAAAATCCACATTTTTGTAAGTCCGCGCTGAAACGCTACACAAATTGGGATTTCATCAGCCTGATCAGTGACTATAACATCACCTATCACGAGCGCGACCACGGCCAGTTGTTCTGTGATGACAGCGCCCAGCAGATCATCGACATGTTGCAAACCGAATGTCACAAGGCAGGTGCCGAAATCCGTCTGAATACAAAAGTCGAAGGGGTGAGCAAGACCGAAGACGGATTTCTGGTCATGACCGATTCTGATGAAATCGAATGTGCCCATTTGGTCATTGCCACAGGGGGCCTGTCCATCCCCAAGATCGGGGCAACAAACTTTGGCCTGAAGCTCGCTGAAACAATGGGGCTGAATGTCATTCACCCCCGCCCAGCCCTTGTCCCCTTCACCTTTGATCAGGAAACCCGCGATAAGCTTTCCGGATTCCAAGGAATTGCCCTGGAGGCGACGGTCAAAGTCGGCAAAACCGAATTTCGCGAAGCCCTGCTCTTTACCCATAAAGGGATCAGCGGGCCCTCTGTTTTACAAATATCCTCTTATTGGACACCGGGGCAAATGGTTGAGATCAATCTTGCCCCAGATACAGATGTGTTTACCCTGCTCAAACAAACAAAGCTCGAGCAGCCCAAACAAGGGGCACAAAAGGTCCTCTCACAAATTTTGCCCAAACGTCTGGCTCAACGCCTTGTCGAACAATCAGCCTGCGCAGGTAATTTGGCTGATTTATCCGATAAAAAACTGCAAACACTCGCGACTTCTATCAACGCCTGGCAACTGCTGCCTAGTGGGACGGAAGGCTACCGCACTGCCGAGGTCATGCGCGGCGGGGTGGATACGAACGAACTATCGTCTAAAACCTTTGAAAGCAAGAAAGTCCCCGGCCTCTACTTCATTGGTGAAGTTGTTGACGTGACCGGACATTTAGGGGGTTATAACTTCCAATGGGCCTGGGCGTCAGGCTGGTGTGCCGGGCAATTTGTTTAAAAAAAACGGTACTGTTAACACCCTGTTAACATAGGGGGGGATTTTTTATGCTATGAACGCCTGAGTTTCATAAGTTTTTATTTCGGGGTAATAATGAAAACAATAACAAAAGGGCTCGGTCTGGCCCTATCTGCTTCTCTCTTGGCATCAACAGCCTATGCAGAAGGCGCTGCCTTAAAAGACGGACCTTACGTGGGGGCGTCTATCGGCCTGTCAAACTCGACCAGTGATTACAAATACTTTCCCTATCGGGGCGCTGGCTTTGGTCATGGTCCAGAAGCCAGCCTGATGGTCGGTTACACGGGCTTTTATGATCGCTTTGTCTGGGGTGGCGAAATTGAACATGCTATCAGTAAAGATCGCGCGAGTGGAGATAAGGAATATGTCCCTTCTCTCCACGAAATTGAAATAAAAAGACGCACTGCCCTGACCGGGAAATTTGGCTACCTGCTTGATGAATCGGTTTCTGTCTACGGAGAAGCTGGTCTCGCCATTGGCCGCTTTTTCTTCAATGAACGAAGCATAAATCAGACTGAACACAAAACACGCTATGGCGTCACCTGGGGGCTGGGAACCGATGTCGCCCTGAGCGATAATTTAAGCCTGAATTTGGAATATAATCGAACAAATTTTCAAAATTATACTTTTCATGCAAGAACCTTTGAAAGCATCGAAAATAACCTCTTTAAAGTGGGTGTAAAATACGCTTTTGGGGGAGATGCAGCTTCTGTCAAACAAGATCCTGTCATCGGAAAATTTGATGGTTTTTATGCCGGGGCCTCCCTTGGCTATGGCGGTACAGACTATGATGCAAAAACCAACGAAGCCAATAATCCCGAAAACATGCTTGGCGGTGTCAGCACTGAATATGGCTTAAAAGGCGGCTATGGCTTAACCCTGAACGATTTCTATCTTGGTGGTGAACTGGCCTATGCCTATACCCCAAAAGATGATTTCCAATATCTCAGTGCAAATACTGTGAGCATGGTGCGCCGGAATGAATATTCTGCTCTGGCTCGCTTAGGATATAAACTTTCCGATAGAACCTTGCCTTATATTTTGGCTGGCGTCAGCCGTGCTGAATTCGACCAAGGCAAAGGGTCCAATTCAGAAATGCACCGCTGGCTCAACGGTGTGACCTTTGGTCTCGGTCTTGAATATTTCCTCACCGAAAATGTAAGTGCACGTATCGAAACAAAACATACCAAGTTTGAAGATTTCGAATATACCATCAGCGAAGACACATTTGCACCAACGACGATGACATCCAACATCGCCTTGACGTACCACTTCTAAAGAATAACCGTCGTCCTTATGAGCGTGGGGACCTTTTTCCACAGAGAGAGAGGTCCCCGCATGCGCGAGGACGACGTTTCTTTATTTAAAGCAGGCTTGTCGGGTCCTGATAGTCATAGCCGAGATCATCAGCGACTGCCTTATAGGTCACACGCCCCTGATGGACATTTAACCCATTAAGCAGATGCGCATCATCGGCGCACGCTTTCGCCCAGCCCTTGTCCGCCAAGGCCAAGGCAAAAGGCAAGGTGGCGTGGTTCAGGGCAAAGGTTGATGTGCGCGCGACAGCACCGGGCATATTCGCCACACAATAATGCACCACATCATCCACAATATAAGTCGGATCTTGGTGAGTAGTGGCT
This sequence is a window from Terasakiella sp. SH-1. Protein-coding genes within it:
- the hrpB gene encoding ATP-dependent helicase HrpB; this encodes MSPALPSLGYPVEETFCALKDALSQNNCAILEAPPGAGKTTLVPLTLKDESWLKGQKIIMLEPRRLAARMAAQRMASLLGEKLGETVGYRIRQEKKVGPQTRIEVVTEGILTRMIQQDPELDGVGLVIFDEFHERNLQGDLGLAFCLETLDALRDDLRLLIMSATLDGAALSEFLDQAPCISSKGRSFDVESRYLNRPDKFNLPHDVTHAISQALREETGNILVFLPGEGEIRKTQQLLSERYGTDGTILIVPLYGALPATQQDCALSPTQKGQRKIVLATTIAETSLTIEGIRVVIDCGLKRVSRFDPAKGMSKLETVRVSKASAEQRKGRAGRLENGVCYHLWPKAETQALAQRDQPEILDSDLAPFALELAHWGVKHPGELRLMDLPSDSLFKNAQDLLVKLGALDDKCNLTDHGKQMQKLALHPRLAHMVLKAKTRSQEDGLLACHIAAVLHDGPLFKGWRDCDIRHGVACLSEKIKDNQLNKAAYHRAKETSQKLKRQLKLSADRTTSSSESGRILAAAYPERIAKLRNKGSGDYHMSGGAGAQLGENDPLFGEDYLVIAELGGHQAQGRIFTAAPLSLADVENEFHGQIVESETIGWDKKTQSAKAEKRRTLGSLRLKSSPLHTIAPDQLATALCVGIKQLGLHILPWDKDSETLCQRIEFLRQTDENWPDMSEAGLLDTLEDWLAPFLNGINKVDQLKKLDLQTALLSKLDWAKQQELDTRAPTHYRVPSGSNIRLDYSTIEKPVLSVKLQEMFGEPQSPTINNGRCPLQIHLLSPAGRPLQVTEDLASFWQNGYDSVKKEMKGRYPKHPWPDNPIEAIATGKTKRNMG
- a CDS encoding MotA/TolQ/ExbB proton channel family protein, yielding MDLATLIGIALGLVLIVASIMMGGDIGSFINIPSIVVVFGGVTAATLVKFPLSECIAALKIGGKIAFKNTADDPRSVYDIAIELAGIVRQKGLLGLESVQVDNELMARGIRMCVDGMAAEVIKESISKEVDMALKAEMQGESFWRGLGDMAPAFGMIGTLIGLVQMLANLSDPAAIGPAMAVAMLTTFYGAVLANLIAIPLADKLEIKINNTKNTRALIVESVMQIHASQNPMVLQELLGVYLPGGKPAEEEE
- a CDS encoding OmpA family protein: MAEEEEEKKCPPAGSPAWMATFADLMSLLLVLFVLLLTFSEMNVIKYKQMAGAMRNAFGISKQDRLAGVIEIDGQMQRKVARNVSPTDVQVPKISMDIPDTTDEEEFDIDPSESPEEQASDVENEVAKIVAEEAADKGVEVERTGNEVKIRFPSEIAFGSGSANIGADFAQLLDKLTDVIKKSQGQVQVGGHTDNVPLGGGGQYRSNWDLSAARATSVVHHFLNHSDIEPNKMTVQGFGDSRPLVENDSAENRARNRRVELTLVLGEKEEAQANSVQQQLESVFGPRPDAGLKK
- a CDS encoding pentapeptide repeat-containing protein is translated as MPELDFSSYRIMLCDNDPESIDIARTTYMDHEIDDFVATPSPEEALSHIPVMKPDLILVGIDFPDISGIEVIRKIRNLNDGEFFKTPILLLMEKVSQKTLKEACNVGIEGALKKPLEADKILRFSRTAIQTPRRFVCKNSYFGPERGAKDSESLNSPRAGKAIRPPAQPGRSALDSAPLMSGGGIDLFDPPPKAEAPKKAEVLPQTPKEKAEEQVVHQEKLVGTKQAGQSEAPVMNLSDIKARRNPASGETLTHPQRQKKESYALSEVPEEKKKRQDYALTDEEGAQKKSRDYDLAPEEEGPDAGKKKKVKAQSEAETTPQKKAQPPVEPAVETTPEKKSKKKEGLEAKETEAGPKDDDFEEIVDLDECLEQHKLWIDSGGRSGQQAKRPHSDFRGKEIAEADFTQAQLPQSCFEGLNCTSTVFRKADLSGSTFKEALLSSADMRVARLAKADMRNARLDRADLLGADLSGADLEGASLRRVNLSGANLHLTNLRGVNLTTVQGLIAEQVRRAITDKTTRLPSSLRITP
- a CDS encoding iron-containing alcohol dehydrogenase; the encoded protein is MNRQFTASGVPELVFGRGVFEQLSQHVAPLGRHILVVGDAYMKDHPSLMKEVTDKLLVQGLQVEHVLALAKQTFDACNEIAQKVDLDKIDCVVSIGGGRAVDTGKLVARQCPHVCVPTTAGTGAPMNGVIFGGLGGAVATYGDALLPRVVLGDPGFLDEMDRDDFAARSLAVLMLLVEAYVSPKASVLSDALVWSGLEAFVRGFVRGVEGEADGRDEVFYASLMAGVGAGQAGFGLTHRLGAAVEQETGLTYAQSCGSLCAEVSNIQLEMLGELLPDSEAMDKYAMVGELLAERPFENREEAYASLIGTLRRWIARLELPRFSLEEGRIEEMCALIIQNWDEQVLPVRLTHDDVIEVVLRRNTQA
- a CDS encoding NAD(P)/FAD-dependent oxidoreductase; this translates as MSIIKTDVLIIGAGAAGMMCAAQSAQRGRHTQVIDHSKKLAEKIRISGGGRCNFTNMDIQPKNYLSENPHFCKSALKRYTNWDFISLISDYNITYHERDHGQLFCDDSAQQIIDMLQTECHKAGAEIRLNTKVEGVSKTEDGFLVMTDSDEIECAHLVIATGGLSIPKIGATNFGLKLAETMGLNVIHPRPALVPFTFDQETRDKLSGFQGIALEATVKVGKTEFREALLFTHKGISGPSVLQISSYWTPGQMVEINLAPDTDVFTLLKQTKLEQPKQGAQKVLSQILPKRLAQRLVEQSACAGNLADLSDKKLQTLATSINAWQLLPSGTEGYRTAEVMRGGVDTNELSSKTFESKKVPGLYFIGEVVDVTGHLGGYNFQWAWASGWCAGQFV
- a CDS encoding outer membrane beta-barrel protein, with the protein product MKTITKGLGLALSASLLASTAYAEGAALKDGPYVGASIGLSNSTSDYKYFPYRGAGFGHGPEASLMVGYTGFYDRFVWGGEIEHAISKDRASGDKEYVPSLHEIEIKRRTALTGKFGYLLDESVSVYGEAGLAIGRFFFNERSINQTEHKTRYGVTWGLGTDVALSDNLSLNLEYNRTNFQNYTFHARTFESIENNLFKVGVKYAFGGDAASVKQDPVIGKFDGFYAGASLGYGGTDYDAKTNEANNPENMLGGVSTEYGLKGGYGLTLNDFYLGGELAYAYTPKDDFQYLSANTVSMVRRNEYSALARLGYKLSDRTLPYILAGVSRAEFDQGKGSNSEMHRWLNGVTFGLGLEYFLTENVSARIETKHTKFEDFEYTISEDTFAPTTMTSNIALTYHF